One stretch of Bacteroidota bacterium DNA includes these proteins:
- a CDS encoding PrsW family glutamic-type intramembrane protease, with protein sequence MEMTLFGLAIAPGAAIALYVYFRDKYEREPLSLLLKTFFAGFLIVLPAAVIEKGLFDFFPLDNAIVVHAMVNNFFFIGLTEELLKFICLYGIAYAKSDFNEPFDGITYAVMVSMGFATSENIMYVMDGGFHVAILRIFTAIPAHAAFAVLMGYFVGLAKFRNHHTPFLFLGIGTAVMFHGAYDFFLSIDNIELLAFGALISLIVGLRLSFKAMKILNENSPFRYSTIVLRQKPQEPI encoded by the coding sequence ATGGAAATGACTCTTTTCGGACTAGCTATTGCTCCAGGTGCTGCCATTGCACTGTATGTCTATTTTCGTGATAAGTATGAACGGGAACCGTTATCATTGTTGCTGAAGACATTCTTTGCAGGCTTTCTGATTGTCTTGCCGGCAGCTGTAATTGAAAAGGGACTGTTTGATTTTTTCCCTCTTGATAATGCCATTGTTGTTCATGCTATGGTTAATAATTTTTTCTTTATCGGATTGACGGAAGAATTGCTCAAATTTATTTGTCTGTACGGTATCGCCTATGCAAAGTCGGACTTCAACGAACCGTTTGACGGGATTACCTATGCCGTGATGGTCTCGATGGGATTTGCCACATCCGAAAACATTATGTATGTAATGGATGGCGGGTTTCATGTAGCAATTTTGAGAATTTTTACGGCCATTCCGGCACATGCAGCGTTTGCGGTGTTGATGGGATATTTCGTTGGATTGGCAAAATTCAGAAATCATCATACGCCATTTCTTTTTCTCGGCATCGGTACGGCTGTGATGTTTCACGGTGCGTATGATTTTTTCCTCTCCATTGATAATATTGAATTGCTCGCTTTCGGTGCATTGATTTCATTGATTGTCGGTCTTCGCTTATCGTTCAAAGCAATGAAAATATTGAACGAAAATTCGCCGTTTAGATATTCAACCATTGTTCTTCGACAAAAACCGCAAGAGCCCATATGA
- a CDS encoding LPP20 family lipoprotein, giving the protein MQVLKSIVAALFVAILLVGCGGSQPEVKPTVVGDVPEWWENELPSDPNTLFARATAESQSQQFAINKAKQDCMLDLSQQMESNLSGLTKKFAQEVGTGGDTQLLEEATQVSKSVTKQTLVGAKEKYRKASKDGNKWVAYVLVELPLGAAKEALAKQIQENKNLYTRFQASQSFKELEQEMNKMEEKK; this is encoded by the coding sequence ATGCAGGTTCTTAAATCTATTGTTGCAGCACTATTTGTTGCAATACTTCTCGTTGGATGCGGAGGCAGTCAGCCGGAAGTGAAACCAACAGTGGTTGGCGATGTTCCGGAATGGTGGGAAAATGAATTACCGTCAGATCCGAACACACTGTTTGCACGAGCAACTGCAGAATCACAATCGCAGCAATTTGCCATCAACAAAGCAAAACAAGATTGCATGTTGGATTTGAGTCAGCAAATGGAATCCAATCTCAGCGGATTGACCAAAAAGTTTGCCCAAGAAGTCGGCACAGGCGGCGACACACAATTGCTGGAAGAAGCAACACAAGTTTCTAAATCCGTCACGAAGCAAACACTCGTCGGCGCAAAAGAAAAATATCGCAAAGCTTCCAAAGACGGCAACAAATGGGTAGCCTATGTGTTAGTGGAGTTACCGCTCGGAGCAGCAAAAGAAGCCCTTGCAAAACAGATCCAGGAAAACAAAAATCTTTATACGCGTTTCCAAGCTTCACAATCGTTTAAAGAACTAGAACAAGAAATGAATAAGATGGAAGAGAAGAAGTAA
- a CDS encoding LPP20 family lipoprotein has protein sequence MKVLVFLCIVISNGYSQVYPVWFLNPKESNCSSYGVGYCRSSIMKDSSFVQAFRYGCELMARNQFVTVQGGEATWDTPHGSKDMGNNFEMVYDVTASDRIIGSHKIVQSYYTKSMTFVFFADSNCTTFNLSDSVVNVSKLKAPEWTSKIPQDAQYFYALGQSRQYFYEFSSWKEAEENAVMSLAKMQNVLAQALVKKNDETYSAIQDSKVDASLHNITIVGRWRDIPGENFYVLARIKK, from the coding sequence ATGAAGGTTTTAGTTTTTCTTTGTATCGTCATCAGCAATGGATATTCGCAGGTGTATCCTGTGTGGTTCCTTAACCCTAAAGAGTCCAACTGTTCTTCCTACGGAGTTGGGTATTGCCGGTCGTCGATTATGAAAGATTCATCATTCGTTCAGGCTTTCCGTTATGGTTGCGAGCTGATGGCGCGAAATCAGTTTGTGACCGTTCAGGGAGGCGAAGCAACATGGGATACGCCTCATGGATCGAAAGATATGGGAAACAATTTTGAAATGGTGTATGATGTGACCGCTTCGGATCGCATCATTGGCAGCCACAAAATTGTACAATCATATTATACCAAGTCCATGACATTTGTTTTCTTTGCTGATTCCAATTGCACGACATTTAACCTCTCCGATTCCGTGGTAAACGTCTCCAAGTTAAAAGCTCCGGAGTGGACTTCTAAAATTCCGCAAGACGCTCAATATTTCTATGCATTAGGACAATCACGCCAATATTTTTATGAATTCAGTTCATGGAAAGAGGCCGAAGAAAACGCAGTCATGTCCCTAGCAAAAATGCAGAATGTCCTCGCACAAGCGCTCGTCAAAAAGAACGATGAAACATATTCCGCCATTCAAGATTCTAAAGTAGACGCTTCATTGCACAATATCACCATTGTGGGCAGATGGCGGGACATACCGGGTGAAAATTTTTATGTTCTTGCACGGATTAAAAAGTAA
- a CDS encoding alpha/beta hydrolase, translated as MKQRSSTITFILFFIIFTNRSVTFPELTATPYGLIETDISYSVSQKNSLDLYIPQQQKFPVILFIHGGSFVAGDRKDFPYAQIGEAFQKSGIGCAVMSYRLLQDSVWPAQPRDAAKAIRWLKDHIADYGGDSDKIYIVGHSAGGQLAALICSDSMYVAEFGLSLSDIQGCVSLGAMMSDAGSLQSLTADEEQRLFRNDWFFKIFGSKQNFVNSLPIRHVNASMPKMLLILADAELYDPPKQQSLLEFMAEAKKLYASVEYEILPNRTHMGTVEQMVNISDPAIQKIVSFISK; from the coding sequence ATGAAACAGCGAAGCTCGACAATTACTTTCATTCTTTTCTTCATCATTTTCACCAATCGCAGTGTTACGTTTCCCGAACTGACCGCAACACCGTACGGACTCATTGAAACAGACATTTCTTATTCTGTATCGCAAAAAAATTCGTTGGATTTATATATTCCTCAGCAACAGAAATTTCCGGTGATTCTGTTTATACACGGCGGAAGTTTTGTTGCCGGTGACCGAAAAGATTTTCCCTATGCACAGATAGGAGAGGCATTCCAAAAATCGGGAATTGGTTGTGCCGTTATGAGTTATCGTCTTCTGCAAGATTCCGTCTGGCCAGCACAACCTCGCGATGCAGCAAAAGCCATTCGATGGCTCAAAGATCACATAGCTGATTATGGGGGAGATTCTGATAAGATTTATATTGTGGGACACAGTGCCGGAGGACAACTTGCCGCTCTCATCTGTTCTGATTCCATGTATGTTGCAGAATTCGGTTTATCATTATCAGATATTCAAGGTTGTGTATCACTTGGAGCTATGATGAGCGATGCCGGAAGTCTGCAATCCCTGACAGCCGATGAAGAACAACGACTGTTTCGAAATGATTGGTTCTTTAAGATCTTCGGTTCAAAACAAAACTTTGTGAACAGTCTTCCTATCCGTCATGTGAATGCATCAATGCCGAAAATGCTGTTAATCCTTGCTGATGCGGAGTTGTATGATCCTCCAAAACAACAGTCCCTTCTGGAGTTTATGGCGGAAGCAAAAAAACTCTATGCGTCAGTAGAATATGAGATCTTGCCAAACCGGACTCACATGGGAACAGTGGAACAGATGGTCAATATTTCAGATCCTGCTATTCAAAAGATCGTCTCTTTTATTTCAAAATAA
- a CDS encoding glycoside hydrolase family 47 protein, whose amino-acid sequence MKKYRFITLFVLVSFQSVLGQTDRITDADELANDVKKEFLHSWNAYKKYAWGSDGVQPLSKTPYNWHQSTLLLTPVDAFSTMLVMGLDKEAKETQNLILSTLSFDKDISVKNFEITIRVLGGLLSAYQTTGDKKFLTLADDLGKKLLPVFNSPTGLPHVFINLKTGAVSGDTTNPAEAGTLLIEFGTLAKLTGKPIYYEKAKKALVALYQRRSSIGLVGQSINVNTGEWTSPRSHLGGLIDSYYEYLYKCWKLFGDEECRTMWLESISVLNKHLPDTVNGKLWYARVDMNTGKKYLQRWGGLEAFFPGLLAYTGDVERAKQLQESNYYMWTHFGIEPEAFNYSNDTIIYNGYPLRPEIMESAYYLYKITGDTLYQQMGKTFFESLKRYCRTEHGYAELDDVVTKKQRDMMESFYLAETLKYLYLLFAPPETIDLNVTIFNTEAHPLRRIW is encoded by the coding sequence ATGAAAAAGTATCGATTCATCACTCTTTTTGTTCTCGTTTCCTTCCAAAGTGTGCTGGGACAAACAGATCGAATTACAGATGCCGATGAGTTAGCAAACGATGTGAAGAAAGAATTTCTTCATTCATGGAATGCATACAAAAAATATGCGTGGGGAAGCGATGGTGTGCAGCCCCTGTCAAAAACGCCATATAACTGGCATCAGTCAACATTATTGCTCACTCCAGTCGATGCTTTTAGCACAATGCTTGTGATGGGATTGGACAAAGAAGCAAAAGAGACACAGAATCTGATTCTTTCTACGCTTTCGTTTGATAAAGATATTTCAGTCAAGAATTTTGAAATTACCATCCGAGTTCTCGGAGGGCTGCTCTCCGCTTATCAAACGACGGGCGATAAAAAATTTCTCACTCTTGCAGATGATCTTGGCAAAAAACTTCTTCCCGTATTCAATTCTCCCACGGGACTTCCTCACGTATTTATCAATTTGAAAACAGGAGCGGTGAGCGGTGATACAACAAATCCTGCAGAAGCAGGAACGTTATTGATTGAATTTGGAACACTGGCTAAACTTACCGGCAAACCTATCTATTACGAGAAAGCAAAAAAAGCGTTGGTTGCCCTTTACCAACGTCGTTCATCCATCGGTTTGGTTGGACAAAGTATTAATGTCAACACCGGTGAATGGACAAGTCCTCGCAGTCATTTAGGAGGATTGATCGATTCGTATTATGAGTATTTGTATAAGTGCTGGAAGTTGTTCGGTGATGAAGAATGCCGCACAATGTGGTTGGAGAGTATTTCGGTATTGAACAAACATCTTCCGGATACGGTGAATGGAAAATTATGGTATGCACGCGTGGATATGAATACCGGAAAAAAATATCTGCAGCGGTGGGGAGGATTGGAAGCATTCTTTCCCGGTTTGTTGGCATATACAGGAGATGTAGAGCGGGCCAAACAATTACAGGAATCGAATTATTATATGTGGACTCATTTTGGCATTGAACCTGAGGCATTTAATTATTCCAACGATACGATCATTTATAATGGATACCCGCTTCGCCCGGAAATTATGGAGTCGGCATATTATTTGTATAAAATCACCGGTGATACATTGTATCAACAAATGGGGAAAACTTTCTTTGAATCGCTGAAACGATATTGCCGGACGGAACATGGTTATGCTGAACTGGACGACGTTGTCACAAAAAAACAACGGGACATGATGGAGAGTTTTTATTTAGCGGAGACTCTTAAATATTTGTATCTCTTGTTTGCTCCTCCGGAAACGATTGATCTGAATGTCACTATCTTTAATACTGAAGCACATCCATTACGGAGAATATGGTAG
- a CDS encoding M50 family metallopeptidase, whose product MLNKIITTLKWPIALLMAWSFPASLMLFWKFISSQQYSIYNIPPILIGLFSYLVLWFFIFKRQELGSYLSTLEHECTHALFALLTGYSVKGMHITAHDGGHVVYNGGSGNWLITIAPYFFPTITAVLLVIRLFIEQNYWLEIGIGVSIGFHLGSTYFETHGAQTDLQKAGKFFSFCFLPTANILTYTFIGMYLQSGWRGIISGFVFLYYSGISYSLLAYQFFHTLLNAS is encoded by the coding sequence ATGCTCAACAAAATCATTACCACCCTCAAATGGCCCATCGCATTGCTGATGGCTTGGTCTTTTCCTGCATCACTCATGCTCTTTTGGAAATTCATCTCTTCGCAACAATATTCCATCTATAACATTCCGCCGATCTTGATTGGATTATTCAGTTATTTAGTATTATGGTTTTTTATTTTCAAACGACAGGAGCTCGGCTCCTATTTATCGACACTTGAGCACGAATGCACACATGCACTTTTTGCCCTCCTCACCGGATATTCAGTAAAAGGGATGCATATAACTGCGCACGATGGAGGGCATGTAGTGTACAATGGTGGATCGGGCAATTGGCTCATTACTATTGCCCCGTACTTTTTCCCAACCATTACGGCCGTCCTGTTGGTCATTCGTCTTTTTATTGAACAGAATTATTGGCTGGAGATCGGCATTGGCGTTTCGATCGGATTTCATCTCGGTTCTACCTATTTTGAAACACACGGTGCGCAAACCGATCTTCAAAAAGCGGGAAAATTCTTCTCCTTCTGTTTTTTACCAACAGCAAATATCTTAACCTATACATTTATCGGAATGTATCTTCAATCCGGCTGGCGCGGAATAATCTCCGGATTTGTTTTTCTATATTATTCCGGCATATCATACAGTCTGCTGGCGTATCAATTTTTCCATACCCTCTTAAACGCGTCATGA